The window GGAAATTTGATCAGATGTTCATAAGAATGCATATGATTCAACTTGAAGAAATAGATGCTGAATATAATCCACTCTATACTAAATACGATGTCATATCATTAAATCACAGGTACATTTATACACATTCTCTAACAAATAAACATTAAACATGCACATATATAACGGTTGGTAGGTGAACCCATCCGATTAGTTGTGAGTTCTATTTCTACAATTTCTttacacttaaaaaaaaaaaaaaactattttatatCAAaccattatttactttaataataaaaTTAGGTGCGCAAGTCATAATACAGGTGAAGTCTCACAATCAAATATGGTACCTTCCATTCTTATCTCTCCATCAATCCCTTTTGCTTCAACCTTATTTTTTGGTCCCCAATCCATCTTCAATTCCTTCTTTAAAATCACTCAAATAAACACCCTTTTACAACATCAACAATAACAAAAACAAACCATCAAAAAAATGAAGAACACCATTAACAATGGTAGCACAAAACTCATTCTCCTTCACCCTTACATTCAAAAACAAGGCTCATCAACTCGCCTTTATGGGCTCATAGCCGCAGTTTCCATTTTCGCCGTAGCATCACTCCTTATATTTGTTTACACTCGCGAATCATTCCCCGCAAACATAATTTCTTCAACCACAACTTCTATTACAACGGCCACAACAACGCTAGACCATATTCAATCCTTGCCTAAATCGGTCGCTAAAGCTTTAATTCACTACGCGTCAAACTCTAACTCAACGGATCACATGTCACACACTGATATTAAACAAATATCGGACGCTTTAAGACAATGTACTTCACCTTGCAATTTTCTTGTTTTTGGTCTCACACCCGAAACCTTGTTATGGAATGCATTAAACCATAATGGGAGGACAGTTTTCATAGATGAAAATCGTTATTATGCTGCTTACATAGAAGAAAAACATCCGGAGATTGAAGCGTATGATGTTCAATACACGACTAAGATTAGTGAGCTTAATGAGCTTATAACATCCGTTAGAGAACAAGCACGGAACGAATGTAGGCCCGTGCAAAATTTATTATTTTCTGATTGTAAAATTGGATTAAATGATCTTCCAAACCAGTTATATGAATTGGATTGGGATGTTATATTGGTGGACGGTCCACGTGGGCATTGGCCGGATGCGCCAGGTAGGATGTCGGCTATATTTACAGCTGGTGTGTTGGCAAGGAGCAAAAAATGTGGTAGTAGGAAAACACATGTATTTGTGCATGATTATAACATGGATGTCCAAAGGGTGTCTAGTGATGAGTTTTTATGTAAAGAAAATTTGTTCAAGTCTACGAAGGATTTGTTGGCGCATTTTATGGTGGAAAGAGTGTCCGAAGATAGTCATGGCGGCCACCATTTTTGCCGAAATCATTTAGCAATTGCGGCGTAGGCATGGTGTGTTTGAATGTTTAATGATAGATGATGACGTTGTAATTGATTATTTATGATCAAGATTTGAAATTTTGGGTGGTGTGGTTGATTGGTTCAATTATAAATAAATTTGTTAAATTGTCTTCTTAAGAAAATTCATTTCATTGTGATCTATAAATTGAATTGTATAGAAAAATAATTTCCCTAAAGCTTGTTAATTCTGTAAATTACAAAACTTATACTAGTATTACAGTCTTACAAAAACATGGTGAGTatctacaaatatatatatgaccTTAATTAGTGCAGTGTCAAAATCACCACCATCACACCCCCATCACGCCACTATGGAGCGTGATTGACGTAAAAAGCCTCGGGCGTGATGAGTCCATCACATGGGAGTGATGGGATTTTAAGTCAAtcagaattttttttctttttattttataaatacccCATTTATTATACAAAAAAGTGGGATCAAACACCCCATCACATAACCATCACCCCATCCCACTACAAACTTCACGTCATCACCCCATCATATTTGTCATATCAACACTATACCCTACAAAAAGCTCAAAAAACCCCATCACCCCATCACTCCATCACCACTAAATTGTTATAAAATTAGAACTCGTGAATATTATTGATAGCATTGGTCCCTATTTATAGATTACACATGAAACCCTAATGACTTAATAGACGCTAACGGACCCAAGCCCATAATCGGGTTGAGCCACTAACCTATCAtttaacactcccccgcagtccgagcGGCGAAATCGCTAAAGCTCGGACTGGAGAAAAACGCTAATAATGAAAAAAATACTAACAAATAAACAAAAGTaacttttttcttcttttttttttccatTAAATAAACTGATATTCGTTTGTAGAGTCTCAAATTTCTTGACGGCTTCTCCTTTTCCgtggcgttttttttttcttttacgcaGTGGCTTGCTGTGCATAAGGATCAAGTACCGCTTTGATATGCTTTTTTTGTCAACGATAACAGTTCTTCAACGCtgcaaaaaagaatttttttttctatattcCTCTTTTTTTtccggggtttggaacctagtcaagctaggcggctcatccTCACGCCGATTATTTTTCGTTTTATTTTTCTAAATCATAAATAATACGTagtagaaaagaaaaataaaatggaAAAGAAATATAAAATGGAAAGATATTACGGTGTATAGTTGTGGTTTGTGAATAAAGAAGAGAAAAAGTGGCGGCATGTAAGTaactttttttttagagaaaaaaataaatcaaaaataCAATTGGTGTCTGGAAAGTTGTGGTAAACTATGGGATGGCACTAAGATCCAAGAAGaccaaagaaaaagaaaaaaaaaaaaaaacgtaaaaaagaaGAACAAAAATTAAGTTGGGGTTTGGTTTGGAACAAAGCAAAGACAACCGATTTGATTTATCTGATGATGACGGCAAGGTAAAGGGTAGGTTATTTGGAGGATAATTAAAAAATAATTGTTGTGGAGGTGGCTACGATTGGAAAACGAAATTGAGACTGAGACTAGGTGTAGATTGTGATAGATTAAAACAGAGATGCATGTGCAAGAGGTAATAAACAATTATATAATCTAAATGAGGATTGTACGTAGTCGAATAAacacgaaaaagaaaaagaaaacagagAATTGATGTTGAATGACGGCTTATGATGATACTTTTAGGTTAGGGTGCTTTGACAGGGTGGTCTATTAGGTCAGGATCAAAACCCTCTGATACCATGTTATAGAATTAGAACCCGTGAATATTATTGATAGCATTGGTCCCTATTTATAGATTACACATGAAATCCTAATGACTTAATAGACGCTAACGGACCCAAGCCCATAATCGGGTTGGGCCACTAACCTATCATCTAACATAAATAAGGTAAGCAGCTATAATTTGAAGGTCAAAATAACATTGATAGAATTATGTCCATTGTAGATTGAAGTAGTAAACAGTACGAGTAGAAACAACAATCAAGCAGAATAAATCAACAAACGAAGATATTAAGGAACTTTGAAGATCAAAAGAACAAATTGCAGTGGAAAAATTTCAAAGTACTTTAACATGATTGAACTTGAGCGTGTATATGATACATCAAGATCCAAAATGAACTAGTCATGTCCTGCTGGACCTTTTCTTTAATATAAAGTTAGCAAATATAATTAAAAAGCCTCTAATGACTCAATGAGAACACGAATGCACAAACCAAGGTAGTTTCAGACTAATATGAGACCAGGGATCATCCAATACAACCTCCTAAATCGTCTTATCCGAATTGCAATAGTGACCCAAATTAATAAGGTTACTATAACTTAACCCAAATAAATGTCAGCAGAATCGCTATAATCCTCCAGTCTGCAGGCAGCTTCCAGCAAGTCGTCCTGATCAATGGCACAAAATTGAAAAAACTAAGAAGCTTAAGCTCAGTAAATACTACAAAGCTATCTTCCAAAACGGAAGCTCCGAGTTATCAACTATCATTGCCACAATCAGTTTAGGCTCACTGATGATAcgtataatgatccgtctcaaaaagacACTAATTAACAGCATCCCGGCTAGGGTTTTTACCCGGCATAAGCATATCCCGAAAAAGGACGTCTTTCGGGCATCACCTCAGTAACCTGACCAGAAGGTTACTTATGCATGCACCCGGGAAGGACCACGTCAGAAAACAGCTAGCCGGGATCGTCATCCAGCCCGGATAAGCATACACGCTACCGGCATCACCTAGCCGGATGTAGAGGCATTAAGAAGATAAGGATTATATCAACACAAATAAGCCTGTTGATAAACCGAAAACAATTTTGCCCGGTCATGACAaacaccgtgaagaaacacttggagtaAATACGAAGCAAAGCCCCTCTCGACTAATCAGGGCGTTCACCCGTGATAACCTAGTCGGGACTACCACACTACCGGAATTGTCACAGCTTCCCGGTTCAGTATTTCGACCCGGTACAAGGATCCCGTCCCGGGACAAGCACGCTGTCCCGGAGAAAGTGCGTTGCCCCGGAGCAGGCACTTCATCCCTGAACGAGTACTTGATCCTGGAATAAACATACAAACAAGTTGCATGTCATGTCAGCCCATGAATCTAGGAAAGcttgttaggatctgctcgattattcccatAAAAGGGACAGGTGCCGCGTCACCCCTTgggattggcaaagtttgttatgaccatgaaagggacatgtgtcacGTCACCATTCcatcataacatctataaatacgcgaACAAGATCATTTATTAaaaaacactggatgcattaatattactctgcccaaattaattacagTAGCATCTCTCCAGTCGTTAATGCAATTCCGATCAAGGCTCCGGTCATTATCGGAATTAATCCTTACCTTAAGATATTGACTTATTTGATTCCGATCGAGTAAGGTTAAtctaatcgattgttttacgcccttgaaatccagatttcaaatagggattcgcacaattattggagttaaaacattcgatccactcttttccccaaatcaagcactcaaacccgaaatctattcatACTAAACGATTTTGGTTTGAGCAAATGGCGTTATCTAAAGATACGAAATTAATCACTACTCACCCTAACGAGCTAGAAGATGAAGAAGCAAGCCCACATAACACAACTGACGCTAAGGTGTGCATGATTCACTCATGGGTCGCTGGACAACGACGAAAATCAGGGGTGTTAGATGAATGGAAGCACGAACCATTTGTCTCCCCGTCGTTGTTCGATATTAACCCATCTTCATATCCTGTTATCATTCGGGCACACATCTCCAATTTCAAAATTGGACGAATATAAACCGACACCGGTGCAGGAGCAGAGGTCATGTTTGAACACTGCTGTCTGCAGTTACTAGAGAGCATTCGTCGACTAAAGAAATCCGCGACATCACCATTAGCAGGATTCAACAGTGCTGCAACCTGGCTAGTAGGTTCCATCATACTGGAACTTGTACTAGGTAAACTACCTTTTCAAAGCACTGCGAACATAGAATTCTCTATCGTCAAAACAAACTCACGGTACAACGTCATCCTTGGGCGTAGTGCCATGCAAAATTTTGGAGAAATCACGTCCACAGTACACGGCATGTTAAAATTTCCAACTCCAGCCGGCATAGCAACCATCCAAAAGCAAGAGATGGAGCCGGTTGAGTGTTTGCAAATATTTAAAGGTGCAGATCACATCATAGTGCATGATGATGGCTATGTGTCACCAAATCCTAAATACTCGGAACAAAGAATCCAGATCGGAGCGACTTTGAGTGCTAACGCAAAGGACACACTTTGCAAACTCCTAGCTGCAAACATCGATGTCTTCGCTTGGGAGAGGTCCAAATGACCGGGGTCCCTCGCGAGATAACACAACATCGGCTAAATGTGAACCCAAACGTCACACCAGTTGTCCAAAAGAAAAGAGCAATGGCGTTAGAACGAAGCAAATTCCTGGATGACGAGGTACAACGCCTGGTCGATGCCGACATAATGAAGAAAGTAAAATATTAAACATGGGTGGAAAATCCCATGATGGTAAAAAAGGCAGACGGCTCTTGGCGCATGTGTGTCGACTACAAAGACATTAACAAAGCAACCAATGACTTTGTAGTCCAATGGTACCCATCACCTTTGAACCCTGGGCCCTATGTTGTGGAAGCTGATGCAATATAGTGCGCAAGTTCGAATCCCGGCGGGGACATGTATTTATCGTTGACTCTTGGGTTGACTCGTGGGGTTTATTCCTCTTACGTACGTCCCCACAGTACGTCCGGTACTTACATGCTCGCCGGAGGAAGCCGTTTCAGATAGGTTCGATCTTGCCACACATGGGGTATCAGGGTGAGGTGCTTTACAGGTATCACTCCCTTGTGGGTGGGGGTGGTAGGTTGCCAAAGGCAACACAGGGTTTGCGTGTCCCTGCTGAGATACACGTTTAGCAAAGACATTAACAAAGCATGCCCAAAGGACAACTACCCCTTGCCGAAAATCGACTGAAAAGTTGAATCCATCTCGGGTTTCAGGTTTATAAGCTTCCTGGATGCGTACAGGGGCTACCAACAAATCCCAATGGCAGAGGCCGGCGAAGAAAAAACCGCATTCTTCACAAACAAAGGCATCTTTTCTATACCAAAATGCCATTCAGATTAAAGAATGCCGGAGCAACGTACCAACAGGTAATAGACAAAGCATTCCAGGACCAAATCGGACGAAACATCGAAGCATACGTAGACGACATCGTCATCAAAAGTAAAACAAAAGAACAAATGATTTTAGATATCATCGAAACGTTCGATTCACTACGCAAAATCAATATGAAGTTAAATCTGTCAAAATGCTCTTTTGGAATGGAGGAAGGCCCTTTCTTAGGTTTTACGGTTACTCCGAGAGGAATCAAGGCGAACCCAAAGAAAATTCGAGCAATCGAAATTATGCAGTAGTAAAAAAGACGTGCAAAGCTTAAACGGGAAGCTAGCGGCACTAACAAGATTCCTGTCATGGGCTGCTGTAACAATCCGACCTTTTTCGTAAATTTTTCGTTAAAtatttgacgatcgttagttaaaatcTATGTTTTTCTACACCGAATTTTTTTTAGATCACTATGGGTTATGATATATATTAAACTACTCTCTAATTATGtagttagatgttactaatatatatatatatatatatatatatatatatatatatatatatatatatatatatatatatatatatatatatatatatatatatatatatatgacattcaTATGTCATTCGTAAtaataaaatattcctatattttatttcttgaattattattCTTCTCGCGTATTATAAATCGTGTAATATGTTAAAAAGCTCGAACTCGGATCGCTATTAGCTCGTTTGTTGTCTAGAAAGATTAAAAAGTCTTTAGCTCGAATTGAGCTCATCTCGATaagcagaaaaagaaaaaaaaatgagctCGTTAATTTGTTTGACTAAGCTTGTTAAAGAGCATTTTAGTTATAAGTCAGAAGTTCATCTActcaagtaataataatattttcttAATTTTAAATGCTAACACTTGAAAATACAAGAACATGGTAATACTAATATCTCACAAACATAAGTAAAAAAAATGTCATTCATAATTTGTAGCTTCTCGTAAACAGTAAGATTAGAAATTTCACATATAAAAAGTCAAACTTGAAATGTAGACTAAAGTACAAGGCATAAATATTTCAATCATGATAAACATAAACAACCATTTTTTCCTAAACAAGATCAAAAGCATGTAGCCATgttttgacaataataataataataataataataataataataataatatatatatataaaataataacacAACTAACAAAGTGATCTATTATTGTTGATAAAGTCAAATTATGTATgaagtttattattattaaggGATAAGCCAAAATAATTGTTGAAAAAGTCAAATTATGTATgaaattgtaaaataaataaataaataaattattattattgcatCCTTACATTCAACTATAAAAGGAAGCATGTAGCTTCATTCTAAATCCTCCCAAAACACACAAAACCATCCACTTCCATTATCACAATAAAACTTCATCATCTCTCAAGAAAAAATTTCATATTTAGAGTCCTCGCGACGCGCTCTACGTTTCTATACTTCTTGTTCTCGATTTTAGGTAGTCATGAAACCCCATCTTTTTCAAGTATacttaattattatgttattatgcatgtatatatagttatagtgcttgaaattaattgtgctgatgtttggataattaaaatatgTTAAAAACGCGATTTTTCGATTAAATAAAATTCGGACAGAACTGAGTTTGCTATTTTCGGGAACCCTGCCATGATTTTTTTGATGAAACTAAATTGATCATTGTGTTCCTCTCGATGAGTAGTGCGATTTTCGTTTGGGATTCATGTCAAACGGACGTATAGAActcaagatatgaatttttgaagtttataaaaattaaaaatataaaataatagttatagCTGATTTGACCTCGAAAAACGTGATGTTTCTGGACTGTTAGAGCATCACCATCATGTCGGGATTATGTTTGCGAATCAAAAACATATAACAAACGTTAATATCTGATGAACGGTTTGTAA of the Rutidosis leptorrhynchoides isolate AG116_Rl617_1_P2 chromosome 5, CSIRO_AGI_Rlap_v1, whole genome shotgun sequence genome contains:
- the LOC139850287 gene encoding protein IRX15-LIKE-like, producing the protein MKNTINNGSTKLILLHPYIQKQGSSTRLYGLIAAVSIFAVASLLIFVYTRESFPANIISSTTTSITTATTTLDHIQSLPKSVAKALIHYASNSNSTDHMSHTDIKQISDALRQCTSPCNFLVFGLTPETLLWNALNHNGRTVFIDENRYYAAYIEEKHPEIEAYDVQYTTKISELNELITSVREQARNECRPVQNLLFSDCKIGLNDLPNQLYELDWDVILVDGPRGHWPDAPGRMSAIFTAGVLARSKKCGSRKTHVFVHDYNMDVQRVSSDEFLCKENLFKSTKDLLAHFMVERVSEDSHGGHHFCRNHLAIAA